The following are from one region of the Georgenia sp. M64 genome:
- a CDS encoding nucleoside-diphosphate sugar epimerase/dehydratase: MTMILWDALAWIGAVILVVGSRYDFALSDAQWDRLAIYTASAIVLQVGVGTLLKLYRGRYRVGSFEEPVALAASTLLVAGALGLIFYLFGYGDFPVGIAILVPPVAAMLMGAARWLYRAWGLRSRPVSPNAEPVLVYGAGDAGNQLLRLLNRDGNSPYRAVGLIDDDPAKRNLTLHGVPVLGSRSKLLETASKTDVSTVIMAISDASPELISEVSDLVEGSGRKFLLLPPVGEMIGRQVSLTDVREVEITDILGRRQVETDLTAIADYVTSKRVLITGAGGSIGSELARQVHKFGPSELILLDRDESALHAVQLSIYGKGLLDTPDMVLSDIRDKDALREIFEFHKPEVIFHAAALKHLPMLEQYPLEGWKTNVLGTLNVLDLAAEYGVGQFVNISTDKAANPTNVLGRTKRVAEELTSWYGLHADGTYLSVRFGNVLGSRGSMLHTFQRQIHDGGPLTVTHPDITRYFMTIPEACELVIQAGAIGDDGEVLVLDMGEPVKILDVAKRLITHAAKDVEIVFTGLRPNEKLHEELFGTDEVGERREHDLITHVSVPPLAPSELDPTSLGRLPGRRVRPSWHSIRVAATEDVDPDQYESATSRRFGTH, translated from the coding sequence ATGACGATGATCCTCTGGGACGCGCTGGCATGGATCGGTGCAGTCATCCTGGTTGTCGGCTCGAGGTATGACTTCGCCCTCTCGGATGCCCAGTGGGACAGACTCGCCATCTACACGGCCAGTGCGATCGTCCTCCAGGTCGGCGTTGGCACCCTCCTCAAGCTCTACCGCGGCAGGTACCGCGTGGGCAGCTTCGAGGAGCCGGTCGCTCTCGCGGCATCGACGCTGCTCGTTGCCGGCGCCCTGGGGCTCATTTTCTACCTCTTCGGGTACGGCGACTTCCCGGTTGGGATCGCGATTCTCGTGCCGCCGGTGGCCGCCATGCTCATGGGCGCCGCGCGGTGGCTCTACCGGGCGTGGGGCCTTCGTTCGCGCCCCGTGTCGCCGAACGCGGAACCGGTCCTGGTCTACGGCGCCGGCGACGCCGGCAACCAGCTGCTGCGTCTGCTCAACCGGGACGGGAACTCGCCCTACCGCGCAGTCGGTCTCATCGACGACGATCCGGCCAAGCGCAACCTCACCCTGCACGGCGTGCCGGTGCTCGGGAGCCGGTCAAAGCTGCTGGAGACCGCGAGCAAGACCGACGTCTCCACCGTGATCATGGCCATCTCGGACGCGAGTCCTGAGCTGATCAGTGAGGTGTCGGATCTCGTCGAAGGCTCTGGCCGAAAGTTCCTGCTGCTGCCGCCAGTGGGCGAGATGATCGGCAGGCAGGTCAGTCTGACCGACGTGCGAGAGGTCGAGATCACCGACATTCTCGGCCGCCGCCAGGTCGAGACCGACCTGACGGCTATCGCCGACTACGTCACCAGTAAGCGCGTGCTGATCACCGGCGCCGGCGGGTCGATCGGCTCCGAGCTAGCCCGTCAGGTGCACAAGTTCGGGCCGTCCGAGCTCATCCTCCTCGACCGTGACGAGTCTGCCCTGCACGCCGTCCAGCTCTCGATCTACGGCAAGGGTCTGCTCGACACCCCGGACATGGTGCTCTCCGACATCCGTGACAAGGACGCGCTCCGCGAGATCTTCGAATTCCACAAGCCCGAGGTGATCTTCCACGCCGCCGCACTCAAGCACCTGCCAATGCTCGAGCAGTACCCGCTCGAGGGCTGGAAGACCAACGTCCTCGGCACGCTGAACGTCCTCGACCTCGCCGCCGAGTACGGCGTCGGCCAGTTCGTGAATATCTCCACGGACAAGGCCGCGAACCCCACCAACGTCCTCGGCCGGACCAAGCGCGTCGCCGAGGAGCTCACCTCCTGGTACGGCCTCCACGCCGACGGCACCTACCTCTCGGTCCGCTTCGGCAACGTCCTCGGCTCCCGCGGCTCGATGCTGCACACCTTCCAGCGCCAGATCCACGACGGCGGCCCCCTAACGGTGACTCACCCGGACATCACCCGGTACTTCATGACGATCCCCGAGGCCTGCGAGCTGGTGATCCAGGCGGGAGCCATCGGCGACGACGGTGAGGTCCTGGTGCTCGACATGGGCGAGCCGGTCAAGATTCTCGACGTCGCCAAGCGGCTCATCACCCACGCCGCCAAGGACGTCGAGATCGTCTTCACGGGCCTTCGGCCCAACGAGAAGCTTCACGAGGAGCTCTTCGGCACCGACGAGGTGGGCGAACGTCGCGAGCACGACCTCATCACCCACGTGTCTGTGCCGCCCCTCGCACCGAGCGAGCTCGACCCCACCTCCCTGGGCCGACTGCCTGGCCGCCGTGTCCGGCCGAGCTGGCACAGCATCCGGGTCGCAGCCACCGAGGACGTCGACCCCGACCAGTACGAGAGCGCAACATCCAGGCGGTTCGGCACGCACTGA
- a CDS encoding polysaccharide biosynthesis tyrosine autokinase: MELNEYIAILRKRWLSVALIALATLSATAAVTLVMTPTYSASNRLFFAVEAGDTVSDLAQGSTFTERQMTSYAQVAESPLVLGPVIDELDLDTNTDALRAALSVTVPPETVILEITATDENPERAADVANAVAEELSVAVGGLAPDRPDGSEAVRATVTTPATAPSQPSSPDVTRNLALGLVLGLMLGVGAALLREMLDTKVRDEKDINALTDTAVIGTIGFETEGDKYPVFVHDDPQGQRSEAIRRLRTNLQFVDLTDRPRSIVVTSSVPGEGKTTTAINLALALADAGARVILVDADLRRPSIGEYMGLESRVGLTTVLIGRAELADVATPWRNTTLDVVPSGQVPPNPSELLGSRAMAALLDQLTGSYDTVVIDSPPLLPVTDAAVLTKLAGAALVVAGADRIQKAQLRESLGNLETVDGRVIGIVLNKVEQKGRDRYYYTYDSYATDDAPSNGTRHAIRRQDAAPRATWPGKPLTQSQRP; this comes from the coding sequence GTGGAACTGAACGAGTACATCGCGATTCTTCGCAAGCGATGGCTGAGCGTCGCGCTCATTGCCCTCGCAACGCTATCGGCGACCGCTGCTGTCACGCTCGTCATGACGCCGACGTACAGTGCCTCGAACCGTTTGTTCTTCGCGGTCGAGGCTGGCGACACCGTCTCGGATCTGGCCCAGGGATCGACGTTCACCGAGCGGCAGATGACGTCGTACGCCCAGGTCGCAGAGTCGCCGCTGGTCCTCGGGCCGGTGATCGACGAGCTCGACCTGGATACCAACACCGACGCGCTCCGCGCCGCCCTCAGCGTCACTGTCCCGCCGGAAACGGTCATCCTCGAGATCACCGCCACGGACGAAAACCCAGAGCGTGCCGCTGACGTCGCAAACGCGGTGGCGGAGGAGCTCTCCGTTGCGGTCGGGGGGCTCGCCCCCGACCGCCCGGACGGCAGCGAGGCCGTTCGAGCTACCGTCACCACTCCGGCCACCGCACCGTCGCAGCCTTCCTCTCCCGACGTCACTCGAAATCTCGCCCTGGGGCTGGTGCTCGGACTCATGCTTGGCGTCGGCGCGGCGCTGCTGCGGGAGATGCTCGACACCAAGGTCCGCGATGAAAAAGACATCAACGCCCTGACGGACACGGCGGTGATCGGCACCATCGGCTTCGAGACCGAGGGCGACAAGTACCCCGTCTTCGTCCACGACGATCCGCAGGGTCAGCGTTCGGAGGCGATCCGCCGCCTGCGCACCAACCTCCAGTTCGTCGACCTCACGGACCGTCCCCGGTCGATCGTCGTCACGTCCTCAGTCCCGGGTGAGGGAAAGACGACGACCGCGATCAACCTCGCCCTCGCACTCGCTGACGCCGGTGCACGTGTGATCCTCGTTGACGCAGACCTGCGCCGCCCCTCCATCGGCGAGTACATGGGTCTGGAGAGCCGCGTAGGCCTCACCACCGTGCTCATCGGCCGGGCGGAGCTCGCGGACGTCGCCACGCCGTGGCGCAACACGACGCTCGACGTCGTGCCGTCCGGTCAGGTTCCCCCAAACCCCAGCGAGCTGCTCGGGAGCCGGGCCATGGCCGCCCTGCTCGATCAGCTCACCGGCTCCTACGACACGGTGGTCATCGACAGTCCGCCGCTGCTGCCCGTCACAGACGCAGCCGTGCTGACGAAGCTGGCGGGTGCCGCCCTCGTCGTGGCCGGCGCCGACCGGATCCAGAAGGCGCAGCTCCGCGAGTCCCTGGGCAACCTCGAGACGGTCGACGGTCGTGTGATCGGCATTGTTCTCAACAAGGTGGAGCAGAAGGGCCGGGACCGCTATTACTACACCTACGACTCGTACGCCACTGACGACGCGCCGTCGAACGGCACGCGCCACGCGATCCGGCGCCAGGATGCGGCTCCGCGGGCAACCTGGCCCGGAAAGCCGCTGACCCAGAGCCAGCGGCCCTAG
- a CDS encoding LPXTG cell wall anchor domain-containing protein yields the protein MYRRALSTTAATAAILLAPTAAMAYTGDDYDADVPGSVAQGVPFDVTLEGPNENALFGLTIASANVPDSAIEIAGSQSLEKATVNGVSVFEVTLREEAVYELTGVNAAGDVVLESEVVVGDPTDDDATPGDEPAVGGTLPDTGSSSTPLVIGSAILLAAGAGVLAFARRQVRA from the coding sequence ATGTACCGACGCGCTCTGAGCACCACCGCCGCAACCGCGGCCATCCTTCTTGCACCGACGGCCGCGATGGCCTACACCGGTGACGACTACGACGCCGACGTACCGGGCTCGGTGGCCCAGGGCGTGCCCTTCGATGTCACGCTCGAGGGACCTAACGAGAACGCCCTGTTCGGCCTCACCATCGCTTCGGCGAACGTTCCCGACTCCGCCATCGAGATCGCCGGTTCGCAGTCGCTCGAGAAGGCTACCGTTAACGGCGTCTCCGTCTTCGAGGTCACCCTGCGCGAGGAGGCCGTCTACGAACTGACTGGCGTGAATGCGGCCGGTGACGTGGTCCTCGAGTCTGAGGTGGTCGTCGGCGACCCGACCGACGACGACGCCACACCCGGCGACGAGCCCGCCGTCGGTGGAACGCTGCCCGACACGGGAAGCTCGAGCACCCCGCTGGTGATCGGCTCCGCAATCCTGCTCGCGGCCGGTGCCGGCGTCCTTGCTTTCGCGCGCCGTCAGGTTCGCGCCTGA
- a CDS encoding DUF4012 domain-containing protein gives MLAGDDEVALRTVSLLTNDTQAARRATQGPHWDLAGELPWIGDDVRTVQILTVVVDDLAVNALGALVDVAGVLDPAGLAPVGGRVDLDPISDSAARVVSADRSAQAAEAALGAIDTEPLLPQLGLAVDGLTAQVNDLAALTATGSRAVRLLPPMLGGEGPRDYLLLVQNNSEPRALGGLPGSYVHLRADDGAITFVESRSAVEVGSAPVPVLELTRAERGLFGTQIGRFPGNVTSTPDFPRAAQLAREFWRASTGFEVDGVIAVDPVALSMLLRATGSVVLPTGEQLTADNASQLLLNQVYKQVSDPSAQDAFFASAATSVFDALVLRPVDPTAAIAALDEMADEGRLMVWSSVHEEQEMLEGTVLSGELRGQVGNSPLVGIYVHDTSGAKIAYYQGVHAEVAAVEMRADGSQILTVTVTVSSQVPAEVESLPPSLTGGGDVVPVGTIRSEISVYAPTNGRILSATSTDPDSRFRTHIHDGLMVGTNVVTLKPGESIDLEFTLESGPRQFGEPMARITPGPDVDQFVARTSS, from the coding sequence GTGCTTGCAGGGGACGACGAAGTCGCCCTCCGGACCGTCAGTCTGCTGACGAACGACACGCAGGCGGCGCGGCGCGCAACGCAAGGCCCACACTGGGATCTGGCGGGTGAACTGCCGTGGATCGGTGACGACGTGCGGACGGTGCAAATCTTGACAGTGGTGGTGGACGACCTGGCGGTCAACGCCTTGGGTGCTCTCGTCGACGTTGCAGGGGTTCTTGATCCCGCAGGACTGGCTCCTGTTGGCGGGCGCGTGGACCTAGACCCGATTTCGGACTCCGCAGCCAGGGTCGTGTCGGCAGATCGCAGCGCTCAGGCCGCGGAGGCTGCCCTCGGAGCCATCGATACTGAACCGCTGCTCCCACAATTGGGTCTTGCGGTCGACGGGTTGACGGCCCAGGTCAACGATCTAGCGGCGCTAACGGCGACGGGCTCCCGTGCCGTTCGGCTTCTTCCGCCCATGTTGGGCGGCGAGGGGCCACGTGACTACCTTCTCCTCGTTCAGAACAACTCCGAGCCGCGGGCGTTGGGTGGGCTTCCCGGTTCCTATGTCCACCTGCGAGCCGACGACGGGGCGATCACGTTCGTGGAGTCACGATCGGCGGTGGAGGTCGGTAGCGCTCCTGTGCCGGTGCTGGAGTTGACCCGTGCGGAGCGCGGTCTGTTCGGCACGCAGATCGGTCGTTTTCCTGGCAACGTCACGTCGACCCCTGACTTCCCGCGTGCGGCGCAGCTGGCACGCGAGTTCTGGCGCGCAAGTACGGGCTTTGAAGTCGACGGTGTCATTGCCGTGGATCCAGTGGCGCTTAGCATGCTGCTCCGCGCAACCGGCTCGGTAGTGCTACCAACCGGGGAGCAACTCACGGCAGACAACGCCTCCCAACTGCTGCTGAACCAGGTCTATAAGCAGGTCAGCGATCCGTCCGCCCAAGACGCGTTCTTCGCCTCGGCGGCTACGTCCGTGTTCGATGCGCTGGTCTTGCGACCCGTCGATCCAACCGCAGCGATCGCTGCCCTTGATGAGATGGCGGATGAAGGCAGATTGATGGTGTGGTCCTCAGTCCACGAGGAGCAGGAAATGCTCGAGGGGACAGTGCTAAGCGGCGAGCTCCGAGGTCAGGTCGGTAACTCCCCTTTGGTCGGGATCTACGTCCACGACACCAGCGGTGCGAAGATCGCCTACTACCAGGGGGTACACGCCGAAGTCGCAGCAGTTGAGATGCGGGCGGACGGCTCGCAGATCCTGACGGTGACGGTGACCGTTTCGTCCCAGGTCCCCGCGGAGGTGGAGTCACTGCCACCGTCGCTGACCGGCGGAGGAGATGTGGTGCCGGTCGGCACGATTCGTTCGGAGATCTCGGTCTACGCCCCGACCAACGGGCGAATTCTGTCCGCGACATCAACAGATCCGGACAGCCGGTTCCGCACTCACATCCACGATGGCCTCATGGTTGGGACCAACGTGGTCACGTTGAAGCCTGGTGAGTCAATTGACCTCGAATTCACCCTCGAGTCAGGTCCTCGGCAGTTCGGCGAACCCATGGCCCGCATCACCCCAGGTCCAGATGTCGATCAATTCGTTGCGCGGACTTCTTCTTAG
- a CDS encoding nucleotide sugar dehydrogenase: protein MRVAVVALGKIGLPLAVQFAEAGHEVIGVDVQEAVVDLVNAGVEPFPGEKHLQEKLSVLVDAGRLRATAKYGDAIPSADAVVVVVPLFVNDETWVPDFTWMDAATRSLAEHLTAGTLVSYETTLPVGTTRTRWKPLIEEISGLNEGEDFHLVFSPERVLTGRVFADLRRYPKLVGGLSEEGTARAVEFYEAVLSFDQRADLARPNGVWDMGTAEAAEMAKLAETTYRDVNIGLANQFALFADKVGIDVYRVIEACNSQPYSHIHRPGIAVGGHCIPVYPRLYLSTDPDASIVRTARQSNAGMPAHVVARAAEVLGDLTGLRALVLGASYRGRVKETAFSGVFATVDALRSRGAVVTVHDPMYSDDELAAHGWEPYHLGENVDLAIVQADHPEYAALTPADLPGVRLLFDGRGVTDAARWIGTPRLVIGGGQ from the coding sequence ATGCGTGTGGCTGTGGTTGCTCTCGGAAAGATTGGTCTTCCACTGGCGGTGCAGTTTGCCGAGGCCGGGCACGAGGTGATCGGGGTGGACGTGCAGGAGGCGGTGGTGGACCTGGTTAACGCGGGCGTCGAGCCGTTCCCGGGGGAGAAACACCTGCAGGAAAAGCTTTCGGTGCTCGTCGACGCGGGGCGGCTGCGCGCGACCGCGAAGTACGGTGATGCCATCCCAAGCGCGGACGCAGTGGTTGTTGTGGTGCCGCTCTTCGTGAACGACGAGACGTGGGTGCCGGACTTTACGTGGATGGACGCCGCGACGCGGTCGCTGGCCGAGCACCTCACCGCAGGGACTTTGGTCTCGTACGAAACGACCCTGCCGGTTGGGACCACCCGGACCAGGTGGAAGCCACTGATCGAGGAGATCTCCGGCCTGAATGAGGGAGAAGACTTCCACCTGGTCTTCTCCCCGGAGCGGGTGCTTACCGGGCGCGTGTTCGCTGACCTGCGCCGCTATCCCAAGCTTGTGGGTGGACTGTCCGAGGAGGGCACCGCGCGGGCGGTGGAGTTCTACGAGGCCGTCCTGTCCTTCGATCAGCGTGCAGACCTGGCCCGGCCGAACGGGGTGTGGGACATGGGCACCGCGGAGGCGGCAGAGATGGCGAAGCTCGCCGAGACTACTTACCGGGACGTCAACATCGGGCTGGCGAACCAGTTCGCGCTATTCGCTGACAAGGTCGGAATCGACGTGTATAGAGTAATCGAGGCGTGCAACTCCCAGCCATATTCCCACATCCACCGTCCCGGGATCGCGGTGGGCGGGCACTGCATCCCGGTCTACCCGCGCCTGTACCTGTCCACCGACCCTGACGCGTCGATCGTGCGCACGGCCCGCCAGTCCAACGCGGGCATGCCCGCCCACGTGGTCGCCCGGGCAGCGGAGGTCCTGGGGGACCTCACCGGGCTGCGAGCCCTTGTTCTCGGCGCCTCCTACCGCGGCAGGGTCAAGGAGACGGCGTTCTCCGGTGTCTTCGCCACCGTCGACGCTCTGCGGTCACGCGGGGCAGTCGTGACGGTGCACGACCCGATGTACTCCGACGACGAGCTCGCCGCCCACGGATGGGAGCCTTACCACCTCGGCGAGAACGTCGACCTGGCCATCGTCCAGGCCGACCACCCCGAGTACGCCGCCCTGACCCCCGCCGACCTGCCCGGTGTCCGGCTGCTCTTCGACGGCCGCGGCGTCACCGATGCCGCCCGGTGGATCGGGACCCCGCGCCTAGTCATCGGCGGCGGGCAATGA
- a CDS encoding acyltransferase has translation MSDAEATRIVESADVSSKAVIGAGSSVWHLAQVREDAVLGEGCVVGRGAYIGTGVRMGKNCKVQNYALVYEPAELADGVFIGPAVILTNDTFPRAVNPDGSLKSAHDWEPVGVAVGEGASVGARAVCVAPVRIGAWAMVAAGAVVTRDVPAHALVAGVPARRIGWVGKSGIRLEPVGENRWRCPQTRQLYETFEDTIREVRG, from the coding sequence ATGAGTGACGCTGAAGCGACTCGGATCGTGGAGAGCGCGGACGTCTCGTCCAAAGCAGTGATCGGAGCGGGGTCGTCGGTGTGGCACCTGGCTCAGGTGCGTGAGGACGCCGTGCTCGGGGAAGGCTGCGTCGTCGGGCGCGGCGCCTACATCGGAACTGGCGTACGGATGGGCAAGAACTGCAAGGTCCAGAATTACGCACTCGTATACGAGCCGGCCGAGCTCGCCGACGGGGTCTTCATCGGTCCAGCGGTGATTCTGACGAATGACACCTTTCCTCGGGCCGTGAACCCGGACGGGTCGTTGAAGTCGGCCCATGACTGGGAGCCAGTCGGGGTAGCGGTGGGCGAAGGGGCGTCGGTCGGCGCACGGGCGGTGTGCGTCGCTCCGGTACGGATCGGCGCCTGGGCGATGGTCGCGGCCGGCGCGGTGGTGACGAGGGATGTCCCGGCGCACGCCCTGGTGGCCGGCGTGCCAGCACGGCGGATTGGCTGGGTCGGGAAGTCCGGGATCAGGCTTGAACCGGTAGGGGAGAATCGCTGGCGGTGCCCGCAGACGAGGCAGCTGTACGAGACGTTCGAGGACACAATCAGAGAGGTACGGGGCTGA
- a CDS encoding DegT/DnrJ/EryC1/StrS family aminotransferase gives MKLEMIPAARPIIGEDERVAVDRVLASGMVAQGPEVAAFETEFAEYIVQGRECVAVNSGTSGLHLGLLAAGIGQGDEVIVPSFTFAATANSVALTGATPVFADIEPHHFCLSPAAVRAAVTERTKAIMPVHLYGHPANMPELLAIAEEFGLMVFEDAAQAHGASLYERRVGTFGDFGMFSLYPTKNMTSGEGGMVSCATPEFARRVRLLRNQGMDRQYANEIVGLNNRMTDIHAAIGRVQLTKLDAWTKQRQDNAAFLDGHLQGVTTPSVAAGAMHVYHQYTIRIPGAAGAERDRIVTALRQEHQVGSGVYYPIPNHRLQSLAEYALGLELPETERAAAEVISLPVHPSLSTGDLERIVSAVNIVVAKAGA, from the coding sequence ATGAAGCTAGAGATGATTCCCGCGGCGAGGCCAATCATCGGGGAGGACGAGCGGGTCGCGGTCGACCGGGTGCTCGCCTCGGGGATGGTGGCCCAGGGTCCGGAGGTGGCGGCCTTCGAGACCGAGTTCGCCGAGTACATTGTGCAGGGGCGGGAGTGTGTGGCGGTGAACTCCGGCACCTCGGGTCTGCACCTGGGGCTCCTCGCGGCCGGAATCGGGCAGGGGGACGAGGTCATCGTGCCCTCGTTCACTTTCGCCGCGACCGCAAACTCCGTTGCACTGACCGGCGCCACGCCGGTGTTCGCGGACATCGAGCCGCACCACTTTTGCTTGTCCCCGGCCGCGGTGCGCGCGGCGGTAACGGAGCGGACAAAGGCGATCATGCCGGTGCACTTGTACGGGCACCCGGCGAACATGCCCGAACTCCTCGCAATCGCCGAGGAGTTCGGGCTGATGGTGTTTGAGGACGCCGCCCAGGCCCACGGCGCCTCCCTGTACGAGCGACGGGTCGGCACATTCGGCGACTTCGGGATGTTCTCGCTGTACCCGACGAAGAACATGACCTCCGGGGAGGGTGGGATGGTCTCCTGCGCCACGCCCGAATTTGCCCGGCGGGTTCGGCTACTGCGCAACCAGGGCATGGACCGCCAGTACGCCAATGAGATAGTCGGGTTGAACAACCGGATGACAGACATCCACGCCGCGATCGGCCGGGTTCAGCTAACTAAGCTCGACGCCTGGACTAAACAGCGTCAGGACAACGCCGCGTTCCTGGACGGCCACCTCCAAGGTGTTACCACCCCGTCGGTCGCGGCGGGTGCTATGCACGTCTACCACCAGTACACGATCCGCATCCCCGGTGCCGCTGGGGCAGAGCGCGACCGAATCGTGACCGCGCTGCGCCAAGAGCACCAGGTCGGATCCGGGGTGTACTATCCAATCCCAAATCACCGCCTTCAGTCCCTGGCCGAGTATGCGCTGGGTCTAGAGCTTCCGGAGACAGAGCGCGCGGCAGCAGAGGTCATCTCGTTGCCGGTCCACCCCTCCCTTAGTACCGGGGACCTCGAGCGGATCGTCTCCGCCGTAAACATCGTCGTGGCGAAGGCAGGTGCCTGA
- a CDS encoding Gfo/Idh/MocA family oxidoreductase has protein sequence MGESNGAQHPTIRVGLIGLGSMGRHHARVIRETPGMELVAVADPAGDRFGVARELAVLPDVHALIDAGIDAAMVAVPTIYHEDVALSLAAAGVHTMVEKPIAHTAKAGQRVADAFEAAGLVGAVGYVERCNPALLEMRRRIADGELGEVYQIATSRQGPFPGRISDVGVVKDLATHDVDLTAWLAQSPYHSVSAQVTHRSGRDHEDMVVAVGRLTNGVIVNHLVNWLSPRKERQTVVTGERGALVANTASGDLTFYANGTTATQWDAVAAFRGVSEGDAIRYAINKREPLRVEQENFRDTINGNTATTVSMFEGVHTLTVVEALLESSQNRAMPIEPATYSSRNQEVSP, from the coding sequence GTGGGCGAAAGCAACGGCGCGCAGCACCCTACGATCCGGGTGGGCCTGATTGGGCTGGGCTCAATGGGCCGCCACCACGCCCGCGTCATACGGGAGACGCCAGGGATGGAGTTAGTCGCGGTCGCCGACCCGGCCGGAGACCGGTTCGGCGTCGCCCGGGAGCTGGCGGTCCTACCCGACGTCCACGCCCTCATCGACGCCGGAATCGACGCAGCGATGGTCGCGGTCCCGACGATCTACCACGAGGACGTCGCGTTATCCCTCGCGGCCGCAGGGGTGCACACAATGGTGGAGAAACCCATCGCGCACACCGCCAAGGCCGGCCAGCGCGTCGCGGACGCCTTCGAGGCCGCGGGTCTAGTTGGCGCGGTCGGCTACGTCGAGCGGTGCAATCCCGCCCTGCTTGAGATGCGCCGCCGGATCGCGGATGGGGAACTGGGCGAGGTTTATCAGATCGCCACCTCCCGACAGGGCCCCTTCCCGGGCCGCATCTCCGACGTTGGGGTGGTCAAGGACCTCGCCACCCACGACGTAGACCTCACTGCGTGGCTAGCCCAGTCCCCGTACCACAGCGTCTCGGCGCAGGTCACCCACCGCTCTGGGCGCGACCACGAAGACATGGTCGTCGCCGTCGGCCGCCTAACCAACGGGGTGATCGTGAACCACCTGGTGAACTGGCTCTCCCCCCGCAAGGAGCGCCAGACCGTTGTCACCGGCGAGCGCGGTGCCCTTGTGGCGAACACTGCGAGCGGCGATTTGACATTCTACGCCAATGGCACCACCGCCACACAATGGGACGCCGTCGCCGCCTTCCGTGGCGTCTCCGAGGGTGACGCCATCCGCTATGCAATCAACAAGCGCGAACCTCTCCGCGTCGAGCAAGAGAACTTCCGGGACACAATTAACGGCAATACCGCCACCACCGTGAGCATGTTCGAGGGCGTCCACACCCTCACCGTCGTCGAAGCCCTTCTCGAGTCGAGCCAGAACCGCGCAATGCCCATCGAACCCGCGACCTACTCTTCGAGGAACCAAGAGGTCTCGCCCTAG
- a CDS encoding glycosyltransferase: MPPTTNHRTRVHVLLLSNIFPTSVSPNGGTFITARIRALRNEGVRTTSVAIRPTHVGSARLLRTVLRRDSTSHPLGDFTDLPVPVGLRDLLSLRTFPSNQILESAADALEALTKDGDFDLVHAHGMYSIPAGAIAQRFARRRNLPFVITAHGSDINRRMPKASSAYSRILTSADKTIFVSSALRKRAIQLGADSTNSIVINNGVNLDVFSINDTPRERHLKQPLILFVGNLIVVKGADRLPPIFRAIRADIPNASFAVVGDGPLRSRLETEMADLPVEFAGAVPQAEVARHLASADLLVMPSRSEGYPCTILESYACGTPVIATSVGGVPEAIHNTNYLVNDSGSLPAQFASLARDVLHSPSPYEDLQSYARARSWTAIARQELSVYQDLVE, encoded by the coding sequence ATGCCACCCACAACCAACCACAGGACGAGAGTGCACGTACTTCTACTTTCGAACATATTCCCCACGAGCGTTTCCCCTAATGGCGGAACCTTTATCACCGCCCGAATTCGCGCCCTGCGAAACGAGGGTGTTAGGACTACTTCGGTAGCAATTCGTCCCACCCATGTCGGGTCAGCGCGTTTGCTCAGAACGGTCCTTCGTCGGGACAGTACATCGCATCCTCTCGGTGACTTTACTGACTTGCCAGTCCCAGTTGGCCTGCGAGACCTCCTCTCGCTTCGAACGTTCCCGTCGAACCAGATCCTAGAGTCAGCAGCCGACGCGCTCGAAGCCCTCACCAAGGATGGCGATTTTGACCTCGTCCACGCCCACGGAATGTATAGCATTCCCGCAGGCGCCATAGCGCAACGCTTCGCCCGTAGGCGCAATCTACCTTTCGTCATCACGGCCCATGGGAGCGACATCAACCGGCGAATGCCTAAAGCGAGCTCGGCCTACTCTCGCATATTGACGTCCGCCGACAAGACCATTTTCGTCAGCTCCGCCCTCCGCAAGCGCGCCATTCAATTGGGGGCAGATTCGACTAATTCGATTGTCATAAACAATGGCGTAAACCTCGACGTATTCAGCATTAACGATACCCCTCGGGAACGCCATCTGAAACAACCGCTGATCCTATTCGTCGGCAATCTGATCGTCGTAAAGGGTGCAGACCGTCTGCCGCCTATTTTTCGTGCCATCAGGGCAGATATACCAAATGCCAGTTTCGCCGTCGTTGGCGACGGACCGTTGAGAAGCCGGCTCGAAACAGAAATGGCCGACCTCCCCGTAGAATTTGCAGGAGCCGTACCACAAGCGGAGGTGGCACGACACTTGGCGAGCGCCGACCTTCTGGTGATGCCCAGTCGCAGCGAGGGATACCCTTGCACCATCCTTGAGAGCTATGCCTGCGGAACCCCCGTGATAGCCACTAGTGTCGGCGGGGTGCCAGAAGCGATACACAACACAAATTATTTGGTGAACGACTCTGGGTCACTTCCAGCGCAGTTCGCGTCGCTCGCCCGCGACGTGTTGCACAGCCCTTCGCCGTACGAAGACCTGCAAAGTTACGCCCGCGCGCGTAGTTGGACCGCAATCGCGCGCCAAGAACTCTCAGTGTATCAAGATCTCGTCGAGTAA